The window AAAGAACTGAAAAACCTTCCCGAGGAATGTTGGGCACTAAAGTAAATGTAACTATAGTAACCGTGTTATCGTGGAATATTCCTCGGTTTCTCCGGCGAAGCCAAACAGGGCTTAAACTGATGGCTTGTAGAGTGCAGAAAGAAACGGAGGAGAAAATTTGGGAGCAGGGTCAGTTACCTTAGCAGATTGTGACACATGGATGATATTAATGGCCGTGTTTGTGTTAAactctttaaataataatctaGCTTACAGTAGAAAGTTAATTAGATGGTGTCATGATTGAGTTCTATAAAGTTGGTGTTGAATGTTATCCGAAGACGGAAGCAATcaagataaagaaaatatatttctatttttttttatcttaaataataaagatttattttaaaaataattttattttatatttcttaatcATTCTATTAAAATACCATTATAGCCCTTTTATTTATTCCAGTCTGATGTCTAATGCATGCGGCTAAAGGAAAAATTGAATTCGGTTTGCTAAAAATTAGTGATTCATTTCCTGTTGTCATCAGATATAATTGAATCGGAGGTGGATGATGCGttcttaaattataaatttaataataaatatcttttaatttgaatctaagagaatctttttataaatatattgatggGGGTATAATTGTAATTTCCaaggttttattttatatttttttaaaaaaaaatctatcggaatgggttttttttcctaataaaatAGATGTTGAAGATAGATTTTACTTGAAGCATGCAGTAGTGGGGGTGATAAATAAATGATGTGGGGACGCCAAGGGAAGCAGGGAGTGGACTGGTGACCgtttgggttgattttttttataattattattatatttccaAGGTTAATTGTTTTGTATTGTATTACTATCCGTGGTGGTTGTAtacgttaaaaaaatatatttgttataaaaaaataaaaaatccagctTTTAACAATAATGGCCGCCAACAATCGCTTACAGGGAACAAAACCAGCTTTCTATTTAGCTTAACTTAATAGAATCTGGTTTACACGTCTCCCTTACTTTTTCGTcattataataatagtaataataataataataatacatgcCGTCGGTTTGTTAATTTTTGGGTCGCCAACATATAGATCGTGATAGAACCTACACTGTCATCACCTGTCACCAATGACTTCCAGGATGTAAGCTCCGGCATCGTGCTGTCTTCTCTTGTGAAGGTTCTTGTCTAGAGAAGAAGTGGTTTAGAGCATACATTTGGTCACTGGGCCAATGTAGCTAGACTAGACTCAGGGTTCCAGAACTTCTAATCTCGGTTTCTAGTGCTTAATTCCCAGCAAGCATGGGAGGTTttgtagataaaaataaatactaggGCTCAGCTTAAAACCAGAAAAGCCATGGCTAGCTGTCTTTTGAGTAACCATTTTCATGTCTAGGCATCCACGTAGTTGGAATTACAGACCTTCTCATTTGCAATGGGAGGAGCGATCCTTATCATGAGACTCTGGATGAAGGCTATCATCTACATAAAATTGTCAAGAAGCATGGAAATTGTCAgcaaataattaagattttgttTAATAGCAAAGATTCAAAGCTAACAGGGTCCGGCGAGGATGCTTCGTTTTGGGAATGCTGGGGCCAACTGCGCGGATGTCCACATTCCCAAACGGGTTCTGAATTGCATATAATCCTCTTAATGAAATGTATCAGCAGTTGAAAACAATGTAAAAGCTCTTACCGATGCAAATCCGACGCACATAATACTGAAACCAGGGAAGTGGAATGGTGCCCTTTCAGAGAGAAATAAAGCTGGAAAACAATTTGACTTTATTAGTTTCGATTTACTTGTAGGCCTGGTAataatttcttaagaaaatgAAATCCCACTCACCTGTTAAAGGAGAGAAAAGCAAGGGAGAAATGACATTAGCAAAGGAGCTTATACCAGAAATGCACCCTTGAGCCTTcccctaaaaagaaaaggacgaTGATCAGCATCAGAGGCACTCCAGACAAGTGAGGCGACCTTGCAAACAGAATCTATATGCTAATAAGAGGACACTTGACGTGTCATGAACTGAAGGGTGTCTAATATGAACTGCAAGACGACTCCATTTGTTGCTTAACTCGCTTTCTCTCCTGTCAAGGCATAGCCTACCAACTAATATCTTGAAAGACCAGTAAGAATGGTACCTGCTCACAGGATCCAACTTGCTTAGACACAATGCTCCGCATCTGCAATTcgattttgaaacattatttAGAGAATTCTGTTAATTAAACGATGAAAAacttcataaaaacaaacaaagctaGAACTTACACATGGTTGTGAAAAGACAATCAGAACGGAGAACATGGCAGCAACGTAAGGTACCTATAAGAATCGGCTAAGAAGTTAGCAATGTCAAGACATGTGACAAGCATTAGATGAAGCATATGCCAGAAACAATGAATGATATTGAAAAGCCTACTGAatcgtaaaaataaaaagcatccgaaaacaaaaggaaagaagccTGCTCTTGCTAGTTAAGTTTCAAAAAAAAGTACCCAGAAGGTCCACGCAATGCTGTAAAGAAACACCTGCATCCAATGCCATAAGTGAATCAGTAACACGACCTGGCTTAAAGGTTGCTGTGACTAATAGACTGAACAACTAGTTAAGGACATTCTTCCGGTCCAAATAACAGTTGGGCTGAAGTCAAATTATATAGAATGGAAGGTGCTTACATGTACACATGTAAAAAAGAGCCCTACTGCAAGCAGCCTTGCTTCTCCTAGAGCAGGAGCCAGTATAGGCATAAGAACCAACTGCAAGTTGTTGAGCAATGACTTTTCAGATCAACAGAAAAGATATCAATATATACATACGCCCTATGCGAAACAAATGACAGAGaatgtcataaaaaatgaaactaaATAATGTAAGAAATACCTGTGAAAGAGTCCCTGCAATTCCAGTAATTACCATCAAGTCAGCAAATTGGTCCTTGTTAAAGTGAAATCGTGCCTTCAAATAATACTGCAAAGAAAAAGTCACCACTAACGAAGAGCAAAACAAACACGGTAAGCCTAATTCGTGTGTTTAGGAAGGTACCAGTAACGAAGCATGAAGACCAACTTCCGCGAGACTGTAGAAAAATGCGACAACGGCAGCTTGCGAAAGCGTCACGCTGCAAGTAAGCACTATACATATTAATATCTGCGACAATAGCAGCTCAGAAAAAAATGTCTGTTGTGGATAAAGTTAAGCACTTGTTACAAATAGAAAGCCATATTCATCACAGAATTGAAGTATCAGTAGACAAAAGTTCGACTCGGAGGGAAGGAACCACTAACCTGCTTTTAAGCAAGCAGAGCATATCCTCCAAGGAAGGCGCTGATTTAAAAATCTGCACATTTTTACTTGGAATCTCATTTGTAGCataatcttttccttttccttttccttttggtttCCCCTTAGAAGTTAATATTGGAGCCGTTAGTTGTTCATCAATGATGGAATCCTGGAGAAAAAATCTCATGTACACTAGAGATGCGATTGCTACCGAGGCAgaaacctgataaaaaaaattggattggtGATAAAAGAATGTTAAGAAACGAAAACGGAAGCGAGGAGGGAGAGAGGTTGCACGTTCCATATACCTGGAAGGTGGAGGCGGTGGAGAGGAAACGAGTGGAAAGGTTTCCGCATACGAAAGCGGAGGACGCAATGCCTGAAAGAATCCCAAACGCCGATGCTCGCCGACCCTCGGGAACATTGTCTGCCTGTAGTTTAAGACAAGTCTCGTTAAGACAGTATCCGGTGCTGATCATAACAGCAGATAAACAATGCCATCCATCTCAAGTTTTCCGTATAGGATCAACCATTTGTTAGCCAGTGTCTATGACTGATTCCTACAAATAGCAGCACCGCCGTAGCAAATAATCGGAGCCCTTTTGCCTTGTAACATTGAGCCTTGAAATGAAAACACCATGGCAAATTGagcaaaaatatttatactttttattttttatatttgagcaaaaatataaatgctcaaatataaaaaataaaaagtataactATTTCGAATTGTTGTTATcacagaaagaaaagaaagggtaTTTACCACA is drawn from Populus nigra chromosome 5, ddPopNigr1.1, whole genome shotgun sequence and contains these coding sequences:
- the LOC133694124 gene encoding uncharacterized protein LOC133694124, which gives rise to MMPLIGNMSDKYGRKALLTVPLSLVIVPSAILAYSRTRNFFYAYYVVKTLIAMVCEGSVPCLALAYVADNVPEGRRASAFGILSGIASSAFVCGNLSTRFLSTASTFQVSASVAIASLVYMRFFLQDSIIDEQLTAPILTSKGKPKGKGKGKDYATNEIPSKNVQIFKSAPSLEDMLCLLKSSVTLSQAAVVAFFYSLAEVGLHASLLYYLKARFHFNKDQFADLMVITGIAGTLSQLVLMPILAPALGEARLLAVGLFFTCVHVFLYSIAWTFWVPYVAAMFSVLIVFSQPCMRSIVSKQVGSCEQGKAQGCISGISSFANVISPLLFSPLTALFLSERAPFHFPGFSIMCVGFASMIAFIQSLMIRIAPPIANEKVCNSNYVDA